A segment of the Lolium perenne isolate Kyuss_39 chromosome 3, Kyuss_2.0, whole genome shotgun sequence genome:
AAGGGTTTGTGGTGGGTTTAGCGGAATGTGGTGTTGGGGTTGGGTTAGCACAAGAGGTACGTGGGTCGAGGTAGGGTCGACGGGAGGCGTGGTAGGGTACGTGTGGGGGTCGGAATGTGGTGGGGGTTGTGGGGGTCGACGGAAAGCAGGGTGGGTGAGGTTGGTAGGAGGCAGGCTACGGTGGGTGTGGGGTATATGTAGGATGAGTTTAGTTTAGTATTGGCGGAGGTGGCTTTATCAGTTGATGAGTGGGTGTGAGTCGGGTTTAGAATGTCTTTAGCGAGGGGTTTGTAGAATTAATAGATGTTATACATCCTCTTAGGGGGTTGTAGTATATAGTCCCACTATATATAGAGACAGAATTAATATCTATTATATATAACCTCTTGGTTtattattagggttagggttaactaGGGTttatgatttagggttagggtttagggaggATGATTTTTTACATATCGCAACATCATACACACATGTTTGGATGATATTCTTTTAGGGAGGAAAGAAATATTTACTTTTAATTAGTATCGTGATGCTAAGGATTTGAACCAGTGTTTGGCTTTCAAGTCTCATACCACATGGAATTGTTATTGCATGCATGATCTAGATGGTATGTAAGATTCAACCAACATATCAATATGTGAGTGGAAGAAACAAGGAAAATTTTATATATTAATAATGCAACATAAATTTACCAAATAGGGCACACTGTTACTGTTAGTTGGAATCTTGTATAAAATTGGGTAGTCTGGGGTCGGTGGAAGGTCGAATAGTGTCAGTGCAAGGTGGGCGGGGGCGGTGGGAGGAAGGGTTTGTGGTGGGTTTTGGTGGAACGTGGTGTTGGGGTTGGGGTTAGCACCGGAGGTACGTGTGTTCGGGTGGGGTCGGCGAGAGGCATGTGGTAGGGTATGTGTGGGGCCAAAATGCAGTGGGGGTGTGTGGCGGAAAGCGGAGTGGGTGAGGTTGGCAGGAGGGCAGGCTGCGGTGTGGGTGCGAGGAATGTAGGTTGAGCGTAGTTTAGTATTGGCGGAGGTGGGTTTATAGGTTGAGTGGGTGAGTCGGGTTTAGAATGTATTTAGCGAGGAGTTTGTAGAATTAAAGCTATTATACAACCTCTTAGGGGTTGTAGTATGGTCGCActatacatagagagagagaaTTAATATCTATTATATAGCCTCTTGGTTtattattagggtttagggttagggttaactaGTGTTTATGGTtatgggttagggtttaggggggATAATTTTTTACATATCGCAACGTCATACAAACGTGCGTGGATGATATTCTTTTAGGGAGGAAATAAATATTTAGTTTTACTATCGTGTTGGTAACGATTTGAACCAGTGTTTGATTTTCAAGTCTGATACCGCGTGGAATTGCTATTGCATGCATGATATAGATGGTATGTAAGATTCAACCAACATATCAATATGTGAGTGGAAGAAATAAGGAAATTTTATATATTAATAATGCAACATAAATTTACCAAATAGGGCACACCGCTAGTCGGAAACCTAGGTTGTATGTGCATATATCTCTATGCACAAGGCAGAAACAATAACATACATAGGGCAGCTTCTTTGTCGGGCGGCAATGGATGATACGACGGGCCATTCAACTGTTCACTTGGGCGTGACAGGCATTAACCAGACAAGTCAAGTCTATGCTCACTAGAGTACTCCATTGCGACCTCTGTTCTGTGTAGGGGACTAGGAGGAAAATTTACTTACCATTTGTATATGCCGTAGTACCATTGGTAAAAAAATCTCCTCCTTTGTACATCGGCTGTGCCGCGTACAAATGGTCAAACACTCCGCTTTTCGAAAAAAATCTGACATCCTCCGCTTATAACTTTCACTCCTACGTTACAGCTCGGGCTGCCCGGTcgatattcaaaaaaaaaattaggtcCAGCCGGAGATGGGGGACGACAGCCCCAGCCGGAAATCCGCCATGGAGGACAAGGCTGACGCCATCCCGGACGAACTTCGTGGGCTCGTGTTCGTGCGCCTCACCAAGCCTGTGGACCTAGTCCGCGCCACTATGACCTGCAGGCGCTGGCGCCACATAATCGTGGCCGAGAGCTTCCGCGTCATCTGCGCTCACCACGGCGCGTCGTCCACCAAAGTCGCCGGCAACTACCTCGTCGACGAGCGCTCACACGGCTGGCGTATGTCTGGCCATCATCCCGTCTTCTTTCCCTCTGCCCGGCCACCTTGGACGGGGTCCGCCGCAAGGAATCTGGCGCTCGACTTCTTCCCTCGGACGAAAGACGGCGAGCTCATATGGGAGCTCGCCGACATTAGGGCGGCCTCCTACTCCTTCTGGACTTCAACCACGCCGAAGATGGATGGTCTTGGGTGAAGCTGTCACGTGCCATCGTCTGCGAGCCCCTAGCATGTCGCTACATGACGATCCCTCCCTCGGGGTGGTTCCACGGAAGCCATTTCGTCGCCGCCGTCCTGCTCCACGGCGAGGAAGCAAGGGCACGCATCAGTCTGTCAAATTTCAGGGTGATGTGCGTGTTCTATCAAAATGGCATCGCCAAGACCTACGCGTTGTCCCCCGCCTCTGGTGACCGCTGGACCTCCTCCGGTGCCACCGCGAGTAGCAGCAGGGTGCTATGCGGCAAGGACTACTGGACGACCACGGGGCCGATCATCTTCATCGGGTGCAACAAGCGGTTCGCCCACTGGTCGATCGGAAACTACGTTCTTGCATTCGGCAATGAGTCCGGCGAGCTCTCGTCTCAGTCCTCGCCGGTCATGCTACCGGGCGGGGGCATCGAGCTCGAGTACGTGGTAGAGCTGCCGTGGCCACCTACCTTCCAAGTTATCTTATGCTAGGATTCTGGCTGTCTTAGGTAGCATAGAGAAACGGTTGTATCTGTTTGAGCTTGTGATCGACCGCTTGCATTTGTTCGCGATTAAACACTTTCTGATGCTTTATTGCTTGCGTTTGTGATCATTTATTAGTAATACTACTTCCGTTCATCGAATTGAGTTGTTGCTATTTTACAGATGTATCTTGTGTTAAGGGAACTTTTGTGAAATTTAACAAGCAAATACTTCTCTCCTCGTCAAGTAAAATAAAATAGGAACTTATTTCCTCGGGATGTGGATAATCAGATGGCGTGTTTAGGATGTCCTGTCAGATCCTAGTAGACCACgtatcagagagagagagaggattcAAAGGATTTGTAGCGTGTGAGGTTTAAGTGGATGGAAAATTTCCTCCGAAACATATAACTCATCTACATGCTAAAAAACCTAAACGGATGTCCGCATAACGATTTGTTAGCATGGATGCCACATCATCATTGACAAGTGGGCCACCAATTGTTAGATTTGTTATTAAGAACCTTAAAATCCTAGATATGGACCTCCCTGCATATATAGTTTGTGTATTgttaaaactaagtttttttaattCCTAAAATTTAGTTTTTTTGAATAATTTTTTATTTcctatattatttttattttttaaagtTTTAGACTATTCGGAAGTTAGGTTTTTATAtattgttttatacttgtttaaccaTTAATTATTTTAGTGTTTTTTTAAAAtagttttaaaaaataaaaaaacctagacttttgggaagttcacttcaattgttttggaagttcacttcattttctgAAAGTTCTATCCATATTTTCGAAGTTTACTTTATTTTTTTCTTGGAAATTCACTTTTTTGAAGTTCACTTATTATTTTTgggagttcacttcattttttggaagttcacttcattttctaAAAGTTCTATCCATATTTTCGAAGTTTACTTTATTTTTTTCTTGGAAATTCACTTTTTTTAAGTTCACTTATTATTTTTTCACTTCATTTTTTCGAAGTTCATTGATTTTTTGGGAAGTTCATTGACCTCACCCCACCTCCCGATTACCACCCCATCCCATCTCCCGCGGACCTAATAATTAAACACCCACATTTCCCTCAATCTCCAACACCACCCACCACACCCACATTGACCCCACCCTGCCCCATGCATCCCACCTCACCTACCCCACCTCACCTCCCATAGACACAACgtgtaccctaaccctaaccctaaccctaaaccctaaaccctaaaccctaaccctaaccccgtaaaccctaaccctaaccgtaaacccaaaccctaaaccctaaccctaaccgtagccctaaccctaaccctaaccttaaccctaaacactaaaccctaaaacctaaaccctaaccctatccctaaccctaaaccctaaccctaaccctacccctacccctaaccctaaactctaacccctaacacctaaccctaaccataaccatagtttgtttgattccaccacaTGAAATAGAGGAATATACATTTGGGTGGATATGCGTTAGATTTCCTACAAAATTAAGCGTAATTGAAAATTTGTTTGGAAGAATACTAGCTAGTACGACAATTAATCCTTGAAATAAAATAACCATACAAGAAAAACTTCCGATCCTACTGCCTCTGATTCAtactacttgatgctaaaatggatgtatctataactaaaatgtgtccagatacatatttatattatcatcaagtaatatgaatcggagcacTATAAGGTTTATCTATAGCTCTAACCCTaaaaaaaccctaaaccttaaaccctaaccctaaccctaaccctaaaccctaaccctaaacccctaaaccctaacacTAACCCGAAACCCTaaccataaccctaaccctaaccctaaaccctaaccctaaccctaaccctaatcctaaccctaaaccctaaccctaaaccctaaccctaaccctaaccctaaccctaaccatagtTTGTTTGCTTCCACCACATGAAATAGAGGTATATACATATGGGTGGATATGTGTTAGATTTCCTATGAAATTTAGGGTAATTGAAAGTTTGTTTGGAAGAATACTAGCTAGTACAGAAATCAATCCTTGAAATAAAATAACCATACAAGAAAAACTTCTGATCCTAGTGCCTCTGGTTCAtactacttgatgctaaaatggatgtatctataactaaaatgtgtccagatacatctatattatcatcaagtaatatgaatcggagcacTATAAGGTTTAtctataaccctaaccctaaaaaaaccccaaaccttaaaccctaaccctaaaccctaaaccctaaccctaaaccctaaaccctaaccctaaaccctaaccctaaccctaaccctaaccctaaccctaaccctaaaccctgacgctaaccctaaccctaaccctaaccctaatcctaaccctaaaccctaaccctaaccctaaccatagtTTGTTTGCTTCCACCACATGAAATAGAGGTATATACATATGGGTGGATATGCGTTAGATTTCCTATGAAATTTAGCGTAATTGAAAGTTTGTTTGGAAGAATACTAGCTAGTACAGAAATCAATCCTTGAAATAAAATAACCATACAAGAAAAACTTCCGATCCTACTGCCTCTGGTTCATACTACTTaatgctaaaatggatgtatctataactaaaatgtgtccagatacatctatattatcatcaagtaatatgaatcggagcacTATGAGGTTTAtctataaccctaaccctaaaccctaaaccctaaccatagccctaaccctaaccctaaaccctaacccaaaccctagccctaaccctaaccctaaaccctaaccctaaccctaaccctaaaccctaaccctaaccatagtttgtttgattccaccacaTGAAATAGAGGTATATACATTTGGGTGGATATGTGTTAGATTTCCTACAAAATTTAGCGTAATTGAAAGTTTGTTTGGCAGAATACTAGCTAGTACGGAAATTAAACCTTGAAATAAAATAACCATACAAGAAAAACTTCCGATCCTACTGCCTCTGATTCAtactacttgatgctaaaatggatgtatctataactaaaatgtgtccagatacatatttatattatcatcaagtaatatgaatcggagcacTATAAGGTTTAtctataaccctaaccctaaaaaaaccctaaaccttaaaccctaaccctaaccctaaccctaaaccctaaccctaaaccctaaaccctaaccctaaccctaaaccctaaccctaaccctaaaccctaacgctaaccctaaccctaaccctaaccctaaccctgaccctaaccctaaccctaatcctaaccctaaaccctaaaccctaaccctaaaccctaaccctaaccctaaccctaaccctaaccctaaccctaactatagttTGTTTGCTTCCACCACATGAAATAGAGGTATATACATATGGGTGGATATGCGTTAGATTTCCTATGAAATTTAGCATAATTGAAAGTTTGTTTGGAAGAATACTAGCTAGTACAGAAATCAATCCTTGAAATAAAATAACCATACAAGAAAAACTTCCGATCCTATTGCCTCTGGTTCAtactacttgatgctaaaatggatgtatctataactaaaatgtgtccagatacatctatattatcatcaagtaatatgaatcggagcacTATGAGGTTTAtctataaccctaaccctaaaccctaaacccaaaaccctaaccatagccctaaccctaaccctaaaccctaatcctaaccctagccctaaccctaaccctaaaccctaaccctaaccctaaccctaaccctaaaccctaaccctaaccctagccatagtttgtttgattccaccacaTGAAATAGAGGTATATACATATGGGTGGATATGCGTTAGATTTCCTATGAAATTTAGCGTAATTGAAAGTTTGTTTGGAAGAATACTAGCTAGTACGAAAATCAATCCTTGAAATAAAATAACCATACAAAAAAAACTTCCGATCCTACTGCCTCTGATTCAtactacttgatgctaaaatggatgtatctataactaaaatgtgtccagatacatctatattatcatcaaataatatgaatcggagcACTATAAGGTTTATCCTACAAATTTCCAATACAAATGCTTTCAATCAAAATGGTTGGTTTATGCAATTTCCTACGCAGGTGAGCAATGACAGCGCAAGCCCGTGCTGACAAAAGCTATAGGGACACCAGTCAACATCAcccaaaaaggtgatgcatgtctcccgcTTCACCCGAGCAGGTGAGGCGCCAGTAAATCTTTCCCTTCTTCTACGCGCCATCtctgtccaatcctaacttcctgATCTATGTTAGAGGGCTACACTCTTGACCTACTACGGAGCCCACCTTTTTATTGCATGTGTGTTCGCAAGCTGAGAATTTTCGAGAGAGGAGGACTACTACGGAGCCTATGTGCAGCTGTATCACTCGATGAGCGGGCCCTACATCACAAGATTTCGAAGCGGATTCTGTGACTTCGCCTTTCCTGACTTTCGTTCATTGCCAGCCGGGTCCCGCACGTTGTGCAACCCACATTTCAGTGATTGAAAGTCAAGGAAATGTTAGAGAGGCAGGGTCAAAGTATATTTTCCCCAAGATGTGTTCACAAGCTGAGAGTTTCAAGAGAGGAGGACTCCTTCGGAAGCCTATGTGATGTTGTATCATCTGACAAGTGGGCCCTACGTCACAAGATTTCGAAGGGGATTCTCTGAATTCGCCATGTCTGGGGTGATAACCGTGTGGACGCTCTCTGCGGTACTACTGTACGTGCTCAAGTTCTCCACTCCGACACCCCTGCCGTATCTGCTCTCGGGTGATAACCGTCTGAATCTCTCCCTTATTTGATTTTCTCTCCGATTGGTTGGATGAGTAAAATGTAGGTGAAGTTGTAGAATCAAATTTTGCTACCATTATACTCTTCACCGTACCTATCCTCCGGACCGGCCGGAGACTTGTTGTATTATCGAATGTGTAATGTCTGTCGTGTGCATTATGAGTTAATGAAATTTTGTTACAAATAATTTTTTGTCAAACATTTCTTTATGTCTGTAATAATTAGGCTGATTATTTCTTCCCTCGGTCTTCCAAAAAGTTTGTTCACTGGATGAACTTGAAAGCATGGATCTCACACGCCTCATGGTGCGCATGTTCCCGAGCTCGTTACGCATGGTCTGTCAGAGAGGCTCTGCATTAGCGTAGCTGCTCAAGTTCTCCACTCCGACGTGACCCCTACCATACCTGCTCAAGTTCTCCACTACGATGTGACCCCTGCCGTATCTGCTCTGCCCGAGAGGAGAGGATACATTTATGGCCCGTTGTGCAGatgatgtactccctccgtcccggtttACAGGTCTTGCGCGTATCTCTAGGTTGCTAATTTAACCAACATAACACAAGATATATACTACAAAATACATAttattagaaagtttagatgttatactttctaatggtataatttttatagTGCAAAATTTATATTACATTAGTAAAATTAATGATCTTGGTATACACGTAGGTCCTGTAAAccgggatggaggtagtactaaTGTTCTTGCTCGTGTTTGCGCGTGTGTTTGACCATTTCCTGACCGTAGTAGTAGTGGTAAGGATCCGATGCGAATTAGCATGAGAATTTTACCAATCGAATGGCCACCTAGATTAGTATTGTACGTTTTTTTTGCAAACCCATGATCACCATGAGTATTTCTGAAAGCTCCATACATAATTTGCTAAATTACATTCTGGACCAGTTCCTTCACATGAAATTGACATACTCATACTAGTGGTCACCATAGAATAGACACACATGCACTTATATTTCTACATAATTACAACTCGAGGGCAAGGGTCCTACGGTACAACTCGTAGCTCACGTACCCGTCTTTTGATGCGTACTCGAGGTGCATCGGGGAGAGTGGCTTAGTCCCCCATAAGTCATGCTTGTCAGATGAGAACTTTGTCTTCATGTTCTTGTAGGACCCGTCGATGATGGCCTCTGCTAGATTAGCCATTCCTACCCGGCTCTTGAATATATCTTGGATGTCGACGTGGTACAGCTCTGGAATATGCATCTTGGCACGGGCAAGCATGACCTTGTCATTCCTAGTGTCAACGCTCGCGAAAGTAATACCCTTGCGCTCAAAAAAATTGTTCAGAGCCGGACAATGTTTGAAGGAACTGCTATAGTGGTACACGAGGACATGCTGCCGCATGGCGATTTGCACGACGGACATCTCTTGTCACTTGCACGTGCTACGTGGGGTGTACTCGAGGTCGAGTCCAACGAACCTATTCTTCTCCTTCTTGAGCCATTTCTCATACATGGCTAGGATTCGCTCCACAGTAGCTTCTTCATTGGTGTAGACAACTTCCAGAGTCGTGGTGCCATGGGCAGTGATGTGATGGGTCTCCGTATGGTTCCCGGCGTCCATGCGTGGGAGGTAGAGCTACTGAGTATGTGTGTGTGTGGAGGGGGAGGGGGTGGGGGTGGGAGGGATTGTTGCGGAATGAGTGAGGAAGAGTGTAGATGGATGTCGAAGAATGAATGGGAATTTGGTACTACCTCCTTCAATTAAAAGGCTATTTTTGCATCACCACCAAACAATTTCTCATTGGACGCTAAAAATTCTTCCTAAGCTACGTGCATTTATTTAATTAGAAGAAGTAACCCTCCTCCAATTACTCTCCAATTATATGCTATTCCCTATGGTGAAACTTAGTGGGAGAATTTTTCTTAGTTGCATTCCCATTTGCTTCGTTTTCCACCGCATCACCTGCATGCAAATTAACATGCATAGGTCAGTTTGTTTCGTTCTCCACCCCACATGCATGCAAACATGTTTCCACCGAGCAATGGCTATATATATTAATATTGGGTCGTCCAGCCGTTCCACTTCACGAGATTTTGGCACACATTCAAACCATTGCATATTCCCATTTTCAACCAAAAATAATCTCTGGTTAAAGTGGGAGCATTTTTCTTAGTTGCATTCCCATTTGCAACTAAAAAAGTCTCAGATGCGAACCCCCCACTTGCAACCCCCTAAAAAAACTCGTATGCAATCCGACTTGCAACTGATGTGCACGAATCACAATGAAATCGGTTGGCTCAGGACTTTAGCTAAATATATAGATTTTCCTTCCACTTACAGATTGATCCGTTTGTTGAATCTTACATACCATATAGATCATGCTAGCAGTAACAATTCCACGTGGTACCAGACTCATGTAAATCAAACATTGGTTCAAATCCTTAGCAACACGATACTAAaagtaaaccctaaaccataaaccctaaaaatAAACGAAGAGGTTCTAGAATAGATATTCTAAACCCGACTTACCCACTCAACCGACAAATTAACCCACCTCCACCAACACTTTCTGGAAAGTTCACTCCACTTTTTAGGAATTTCACATTTAAAAAAAAAGCACTTCATTTTTGGAATAAGTTCACTTTACTGTTTTGGAAGTTTAAtgatcattttttaaaatttcccTATTTCGAAGTTCACTTTATATTTTTTTAGAATTTCATTTATATTTTTTGAAGTTCACTTATTAATTTTGGAAGTTCACTCAatttttttgggaagttcacttgaTTTTTTCAAAGTTCATTACATTTTTGAAAGTTCATTTTTTGGAAGAAGATCActtctttttttttgaaagatTCACATCATTTTTTGGAAGTTCCCTATTTTTTGAAAGTTTCACATCGTGGGGTGTGTGGTCGACGGAAGATGGGGTGGGATCGTCGAGAGTTTGGTGGTGTGTGGGGTCTTTGGAAGGTGGCGTGGTGTAGGGTCAGCGGGAGGGGTTGGTGGGTGGGGTCAACGAAATGATGACTTAATTCCCACTAGGTCACACATCCTCAAATTGCTCCAACCCAAACACGCTTAATTTCTAATTTCTTTTTAATAAAGCTGCCCTTATGCAATTATAGTTCCTATTAATATTAGTATCATATCAACCCCCTTAAGCGTTTTAAAAAACAAAATTCAAAGGAAATTCAAAAaactaaaaaataaataaaattgaaAATTTTAGAAAATGTAAAAAGTGAAATAAATTTAAAAGTCAAACAAAATTAAAATTTCGAGGAAATCCACATCTTGCTATTGTTTTGAAAACACTTTTTAAAAAATATCATTAAAATTTTTAAATTCTAAAATGAAATGAAAATTCCTAAATTTCAAAAAAAGATGGAATTTAGAATTCAAAAAATCAAACAAACctagaaaataaaaaatattcaagaaaaactagctaaaaaacAAGAAGTGCAAAATTCGGAGAGGCTACTGGCAGTGGTTAATCACTTTACCTATcttttaaacaaaacacaaactaTATATATAGTCCGTGTGGAGAGGTCCATATCTAGGATTGTAATTAAGCTTCTTAATAACAAATCTGACAATTGTGGCCCACACGTCAATGGTGATGTGGCATCCATGCTAACAAATTGATATGCGGAAGTTCAAATAATTTAGAACACCCGTTTAGTTTTTTTAGCATGTAGATGAGATCTAAGAGTTATCAGTTTTCTTAAATTTAGGCGAATTTGATgaaatttttaaaattttcttaaAAGTTTAAAAAATAAAGTAGCTGAAAAATTACAACATACATAATATGGGAAATTTTGATATAATATATAGAAGTAAATGCAGTGTTACAAGATAAATTGAAGGGGTTAACCTGCTAATTTCTACATTTGGACCTCTATGCTACAAATCATTACATGTATAGTTGGTGTTTTGTGCAAAAGACAGATAAAACGAGTAATTTGTGCAGGTTTATTTTTTGATCCAGTGGAATCCTATAGCAGTTTTGAAGTATTGTCATCATTATATGAATTTTTGCTATGTGCACCTTTTGATTCATATGGCTGAATCCTTAGGATTGCATTGCACTTGTTTCGCGGGAAATTTTCCATCCACTCAAAACCTCACACGTTACaaatcctctctctctctctatctctaaAACTTGGTCTACTAGGCTACCTACTACCTAGCTATATACTCCCAGACCGGCCATCATAAACACGCCATCTGATTATGCACATTCCGGGAAGAGAAGTATTTGCTTGTTAAATTTCAAAAAAGTTCCCTTAACACGAGATACATTTGTAATAATAAGAGCTAAATACACCCCTAGTCCTGGAAGTTGTTCGGTAGGTGGAAATTAGTCCCACTTCTTGCGAAATGGGGTGAAGTAATGCTAATACTTGTTGTATTGTGCAAAGCTAGCTAATCCCAGTGATTATGGCGCAGACAAATGGGATGcatattttcaaaaaaaaaacatttcAAAGTTACATCTGACCTTGTTATTGCTTTACCTAGGTTGGCACGACTGGGTAAATTAATAACAATGTGACATGTAACTTTAAAAATGTCTAAGGTTGTTTTCACAAAAAAGTACATCGCCACGTGTCCGCAAGAATCATTGGGACTAGTTGGTTTGCACACTACACCACATGCATTAGCTAGGATGACTAGTTCACCCCAATTCACGGGCTTCGCCATTCGTACAAATGGTTGATCTTTTCTTTGTAGTTTTGTCATGCATGGAGCACAACAACCTACCATGGTAACATCTGCCTATTTTCTCCCAAAATTCATGACAAACTTTAAAGAACATACAATTCAAAATTGAGTAAAACTGGTTAAAATTCAATACAAGTTCACATATATTGCAAAACTTGAGAAATATTCAACATATCACCTAAATGGACATTTTACAGTAAACGCTAAGCACTTGATTGTATTTTGTGTTTATGTTGACATACTCTATGGTGTAATTTGTAATCCCATCGTCCGATTAAATGCAGCTCTCGACCCTTCTAGGTCTTTCCCTAGCCATTCTTTTATTTTTACATTTTATTACACATACTGTAACCAAGTGTTCAATGCACATTACCATTGACTTCAATGCACACTCCCTCAACTTCTAACCTTAAACCCTACTAATGAGAAaaaagttcctattttacccacAAAAAACACCCCAAAGCTCCGGAAATCGCAAACCTAAACCCTGCTAAAGAGAAATGCACGTAATACCCCAAAATGTGGGGTTATAGGTGCAAAAATATGTATGTATTTTGTGCAACTATAACGGGGCTATCTGTAAATTTCTCCCCACTGCTACCCAGTACCTAAGCCCCTGGCCCTGAGCATCCCGAGACCCCAGTTCAGCACTAACTCTCTTCTCCCCCATCTGGAGGAGACACGGCGGCTGCGGAGACAGCGGCGATGTCGTAGAGTACTGGAGCGATACCTATCCCCAGCCAAGATATTTTCGCCTGGAGAGAACGCATCCAGCGTTAAG
Coding sequences within it:
- the LOC127339199 gene encoding uncharacterized protein, giving the protein MRQHVLVYHYSSSFKHCPALNNFFERKGITFASVDTRNDKVMLARAKMHIPELYHVDIQDIFKSRVGMANLAEAIIDGSYKNMKTKFSSDKHDLWGTKPLSPMHLEYASKDGYVSYELYRRTLALEL